Below is a window of Brassica napus cultivar Da-Ae chromosome A5, Da-Ae, whole genome shotgun sequence DNA.
CAGAATAACAGAGCAGGAGGAGTTGAACCTTTAGCCAGAGTTCCAGGTTACTGGGACCAAACAAACATCAAAAGAACCAAATAAAAATTGTCATAACAATGACCAGATAACCCCATCTTCAGGAAAGAAACTATCCGACCCGAATAAAAACCGGATCCTTATTTATATACGTAACCCAACTCTCGGATCCCCCACCCGAACCAGACCCGTAAAGCTTTCACGCGGCTAATATAttttccatatttaaaaaaaaaaggaaataaccTAAAATGGCAATttcctattttttaaatttcctgTTGTCCATCGGAAACCATCGACTATAAATAACAAAGTTACGTCCTCGTTTTAATCCCATCTTCGCTGCGTCTAACATTCTTTTATTCGGAGAAAGAGATTTAgaagaacaaaaacaataaGCGACAATGTTGGTGTACCAAGATCTTCTCACCGGTAAGCTCATTCATTCTCTACTCTCGTGTTCAATCCCGTAGCATCTTTTGTATCATTCTTTCGTGCGGATCATTGATTTCGACTTTTTTTCTCTGCATGGAACTAGTATCTCGTTAGTCATGTGATCGCTTCTTTTGATTTTCGTCAAATTTGCATTCTATTAGTGATaaggatagtttttttttaatatatcgtTTTTATAGTTTGCATATATCTATAATTTGATTGATtagtgtatatatgtatatatatatattataattagtaCGATTACCCTGacaagttttgtttcttttttcagtATAATTTTATCAAGTTTTGGCGAGTCGATATGAATAATTACtgaatttttttactttattaattattttttcaggTGATGAGCTTTTGTCTGACTCTTTCCCTTACAAGGAGATTGAGAATGGTATTCTTTGGGAAGTTGAAGGAAAGGTCTGTTGTGTCTATCAAACACCCTTTACTCCCTTCAAAGTTTGCAAGCTTTTTGTTCtgatgtttgtttattttttttattgtccaGTGGACTACTGTTGGAGCTGTGGATGTGAACATTGGTGCCAATCCCTCTGCTGAAGAAGGTGGTGAGGACGAAGGTGTTGATGACACGACTCAAAAGGTTGTTGACATTGTGGACACCTTCAGACTTCAGGAGCAGCCGACTTATGATAAGAAGGGCTTCATCGCCTATATTAAAAAGTACATCAAGCTTTTGACACCAAAGCTCAACGAGGAAGATCAAGCAGCCTTCAAGAAGGGTATTGAGGGAGCTACCAAGTTCTTGCTCCCCAAGCTCAATGACTTCCAATtgtgagtttttatttttttgtcctCAATTCAATCATGTTTTCCCTTACATGATGACAATTAATGATATGTTTTTGATACAATGTACAGCTTTGTTGGGGAGGGGATGCATGATGACAGCACTTTGGTATTTGCTTACTACAAGGAGGGTGCAACTAACCCAACATTTTTGTACTTTGGACATGGTTTGAAGGAGGTCAAGTGCTGAGTTAGAAGCTCTCGTCAGGTTACTGTGGTCGATCGGTCGCAGCCACTTTATTTTGTTCCGTGTTTTGTGTTCTATTAAAATTACCTACCACCAGTTTGCTTCTCTTCTCCTTGatttatatcatttaatattaattgaaTTTTGTGGTTTGCTTATCTTATTTAAGTGTGGTTACTAAACTTAGCCTGAAACTCTAGGCAAGGATTCAAACAAATTTGATACAGATCTCTAATGGTGcatgtataataataatttgggTTATACTTTTCCGTGATGGTCTATGCTTTTGTGATAGTAGACACTTTTAGAGCATATGATTAATGGGGGTTATTAGGGTggagttaatattttttttaagtaacaGAAAAGTGGTATAGACATCATCATCACACGTGTGGAATCTATCTGTTGGAGTTCTGTCCTCATGGTTTTCGACTTAGCTGTGAAACAAATCACATATATGTAAATaagaacatataaaaaaaatgtataagaaCATTGGTGCTAACTATTTCGACGACAAAGCCGTAAATTAATGAACCGTTGGCtattttacatatatacattTAACTGTAtagaaaatcaagttttttgGCTGCGTGAACTGCTCAACAAGatgatttgtatatataaatctatgtTAGATGTGTGGGGAGAAGAGGACAACCAGAATGTGTTGGTACGTTTTGTGGTTCAAGTAAAAGGAAACGTGATTTGGTCGGTTTGACGTTGCTCCAACTCTCTAATGTATTTCAAAGTCATTGTCTGATAATCCTAATGTTTGTCTTGTTTCATTTCGTTTTTAGCTAAAACTCTTATTGTTAGCTCACATGGTCTCCTGTTAACCGTAAACGATGATGAAAAGTTGCACAAAACTCCTTTCATACTGTTGTTTATTCTTATTACTTAATGCTTTAGGCGAAAGCAAAAACTTTATTGATTCAAAAGAAAGTAACCCACAAGCTTTTGTTGCCCCACCTCTCCACTTTCAAATATTCTTGTACTTGTATATTATATTGGATTAttcaacacacacacacacacgtatATAGGATGGCTTTTCACAAACACATTCATACGTGTAAACATTTCAAatatttgaaatcaaaactcaaGAGACTTGAATAATGGTTTACAAAAGATCATATGGGTCAGTCAGCaaagaataacaaataaaaaatagtaagcAAATAATAGTGATTATAAGATTAAATCATTATCATGTACAAAAAGTTGTGGCATTCATGTcgaggaacaaaaaaaaagtagaaggAAAAACTCATGTCATTGTCCTcggatatatatattcaaatcatcaTCTCTCTTAATTTGTGCTATGCTCCAAGCCAATATCCTTAAATATCATAGAGTAGCTGGAATCTTTAAATACACATATCCTTCATTATCTTATCAGCTTTATGCACTTTGGTTAAATACATATAGTTCAAGAACCGTTTTTTTTTGGGGCTAAAACTTTTAGTTCAAAAACTGTTTAAAAAACTTTACAATGGTGTATATATATGTCGTTTTCATGATCTCGTTAAAAAAACACTACTGAGAATTTTTCCATTGATTATTCAGAACAAATAAGAATTTTCAGGCCGTTTCATAGAAGAAAATCTTGTGGAATGTGGATCGACTTGTTTCGCATAATATAATGTGTACTAGATAGTAacgttaattaaaaaaacaggaCAAATCGGTGAAAGAATCTAAAGTTAAAGGACTtgtttgtaattttgtattattGCAAGTGTTTGTAATATCTTACTTCAACGCCTCTCTCTCCGCCTAACGTCGCTTACGGCCATAAACGGAATACAAAGACGAAAGTTTTGAacaaagctctctctctctctcttaatcgcttagggttttcttttgttctgAGTCTCGGATCTGATTGTGTATTTGGGGAGAAGAGTTTAAATATCGCAGATCTAAGATCGTTGCGTGTTCCATCTGGTAATCGTGTTCCTCCTTCCTTGGATTGAAAAtcagaaatatttttaatttcggtttggtgtttctgattttgtttttggtttggaTGATGAATGAAGAGTTGTGGTAACAGATCTCTCAAGTTGGCTCCTCAAAGAAGATCGCAGCGCGGCCAGATGCAGCACACCAACGCCGCGGCTGCGACGGCTCTGTACGATGCGGGACCCGCTAATGACGCTGGAGATGCTGTCATGGCGCGGTGGCTCCAATCCGCTGGCTTGCAGCATCTGGCCTCTCCAACAGGAGGCAATGATCAGCGTCATCTTCCTAACCTGCTCATGCAGGTTCTTCGCTTTCCCTGACTCTTTCAATCACTTGCATGCCTTTAGTTCTCAGTAGTTAATCTACTCTTCGGGCTGGTAGAAAGGATGACACTTTTTTGTATTAGATGCAAAAAGCAAAATAGTAGGATTGTTTCCTTTTATGGATATTAGTCATAATGTATCTTAAGGAGAGTTTGAAGTATTGTTGACCATCCGTGTGAGTTGGGCGAGTCTGTAACTTTTATTCCACGAAGATCATTAATTAGTGTTTGAAAAATTGTGCGAGTGTGAACACATTCTCTATCTCTCGCAGCCAGGAAAGGTGTATAAGCTCTCTTGTATGTTTGTGTCGTAGTTCGGAGAGAGATAGTGCTTATCTTGTTAGAATTTGTTTTAAGGGACGTTAGTACTTTCTCTTTcgcttgtttttttatttgtgtgaACGGGGATGGGGAATTTGAAGGCTTCTTTGTGTTGTTTTTGCGGTATCTGCTAGGGCTATGGAGCGCAGACTGCTGAAGAGAATCAAAGGCTTTTCAAACTAATGCGAAATCTTAATCTTAATGGGGAGTCTTCTGAATCATATACACCAACAGCAGCTATGCCTTCTTCCGATGGATTTTTTTCACCCGACTTCAGAGGTGATTTTGGAGCTGGGTTAATGGATCTTCATGCTATGGATGACACAGAGCTGCTATCTGAGGTACGGTTGGAAGAATAATTAGTACAGAGAATTTTCATGGTTAAGCCCGTTAGTGCCTATAGACAATGGAAAGATAATAAATTTGCATCATTAGATTATGTTATTAATACTGGTACTGCCATTCTTACATTGAGTCCCACCTAATCAATTGGCTTGGTGCTTATGCAATCCATATGCGAGACTCTGTTACACAACATTTGCTCTTGTTACTTGAAACGATTGAGCGAGATATGTTAGCTTTGGTTAGAGAAGGTTCTGTTTGTAACTGCCGCTTGAATTTGCTAGTTCTTAGAGAAAGAGATCATTTATGTGAAAGTTATCAATTCATTGCTTTTGTAATATGTCATTTTCCTTTCTTGTTACAGCATGTGAGTACCGAACCCTTTGAGCCGTCGCCTTTCATGCCTAGTGTGGATAAAGAATTTGAAGAAGATTTTAATTTTCCAACTAATCGTCAGCAACAAACAGATGCTGAACCTTTGGGCTCATTGCCTAAGAGTGAAAAAGAGAATAACAGTGTAGCCAAGATTAAAGTAGTGGTAAGCCATTCACTTGACCACTGACCTGTTTCTTTACTACTTGCTTGCTTTATAAGTAGCGTTCATTATGGCTAGGGATCACTGAGGAAACCGTTGTTTTTGGGTGTCTTTATTCTTTAGGTAAGGAAAAGACCCCTAAATAAGAAAGAAACAGCTAGAAAGGAAGATGATGTCGTGACGGTATCTGATAATTCTTTGACTGTCCATGAGCCCAAGCTGAAGGTTTGTGTGTATTCTTCATTGAAGATAAAAATGGCATCCATGATTCAGTTGAACAACTGAACGATGGCATCCTGCTATTAAAGGTTACATGTTATCttcatttaatattttcttgtcTGATATTGAACGAAACATAATCTTGTTGGTGCAGGTGGATTTGACTGCTTATGTGGAAAGGCATGAGTTCTGCTTTGATGCTGTTTTAGATGAGGATGTTTCAAATGACGAGgtaacttaatatataattcAAGATTATTGGGCTGTCATAGATTTTTTGTCAAGATCGACATACATTATTGACCAATAATTTAGATCAGCATGCGGTTTTCCCACTTTTATAGTCCAGATGTTTTTTGATGAATGGATAGATACTTAGAAGTTGTTTGTTGTTCCTTTGAACAGGTGTATAGGGCCACAATTGAGCCGATAATTCCCATTATTTTCCAGAGAACTAAAGCTACATGTTTTGCATATGGTCAAACAGGTATGCAGTGGCATTAATTTGATTCTAAAATATTAGATGATAATAGCTTTTTCATGCTTTCATTGCCCTGATGATGGTTTACCTTATTCAGGTAGTGGTAAGACATACACAATGAAACCACTACCCATACGCGCTGTTGAAGATCTAATGAGGGTGTTGCGTCAACCAGTATACAGCAATCAGAAGTTTAAATTGTGGCTCAGTTATTTTGAGATATATGGTGGAAAGCTGTTCGATCTTCTCAGTGAGAGAAAGTTagtgttctttctttttcttttggcaTATACATTGACCAGGCATATTCTAGCTAGTGATTGTTGTTTTGATGTCATTAAATTATCTGCCCCCCAAAAAGATGtcattaaattataatattgcCATTTTCATCATTTCATACTCCATACTCTCACTGTTGTCCACTATTACCAATGTATGTTTTGCGTTGTCTAAATTAATTAGTTATTGTCGAGCAGGAAGCTTTTAATGCGAGAAGATGGTAGACAACAAGTTTGCATTGTTGGGCTGCAGGAGTACGAAGTCTCAGATGTTCAAATTGTAAAGGAACTTATCGACAAAGGAAATGCTGAAAGGAGCACAGGTTCAACTGGAGCAAATGAGGAATCTTCTAGATCACATGCTATCTTACAGCTTGTTGTAAAGAAGCATGTTGAGGTAAAACAAACCAGACGTAAAAATAATGATGCCACTGAATTGCCTGGGAAAGCTGTTGGGAAGATTTCTTTCATTGATCTTGCTGGCAGTGAAAGAGGTGCAGACACCACAGACAATGACCGCCAGACAAGGTGAGGATGCTCTTTACCCCTGTGGTTGAGTACCGACCTACCACTAATGCGTAGATTAGTTTCTATGCCTCTTTTGGACTTGTGGATATTGATGGAATGGCACTATCTCGCTATCCTTTTACTTTAGGACCACCACTCTCCTGAtctaatgtttttgttttcacgGTGGTCTTTGCTTAGGTTTGAAGGCGCAGAAATCAACAAGAGTCTCTTGGCTCTTAAGGAATGTATACGTGCACTGGATAATGACCAGCTACATATACCATTCCGTGGAAGCAAACTAACTGAAGTGCTCCGTGACTCCTTTGTTGGAAACTCTAGAACGGTGATGATCTCTTGCATCTCTCCGAGTGTAGGATCGTGTGAACATACCCTCAATACTCTAAGATATGCTGATCGGTATGTTTTGTAGAAACTATAGCCTCTCTTGAAATTAATTCTTATGTTAGGTTCTCCTAACCTGTTTGTTGTTTACCGAATCAACAGAGTCAAGAGTCTATCTAAGAATGCTTTTGGTGGTTCCAACAGTCAGAGGAACCACCTGTCTTCATATCCTCAAGAAACTTCAGACCGCGAAGAGAAAGCCAAGAAAGTGTCGCCACCTCGTGGGAAAGGGCTGCGGGAAGAAAAACCAGATAGACCACCACAAAACTTGTCTTCATATGCCAAAGAAACTTCAGACCGTGAAGAGAAagtgaagaaactgtctccacCTCGTGGGAAAGTGTTGCGGGAAGAGAAACCAGATAGACCACCACAAAACTTGTCTTCATATCCCCAAGAAACTTCAGACCGTGAAGAGAAAGTGAAGAAAGTGTCGCCACCTCGTGGGAAAGGGCTGCGGGAAGAAAAACCAGACAGACCACAAAACTTGTCTAAAAGAGACGTCAGGTCGTCAGACATCCCTACCTTTACAAACTTCAGGCAGAACACAAGTGAAACGGTTTCAAGACAATATGAAACCGACTCTTCGCTTGATGAAAACATTGATGCACTGCTTGAGGTAAAATACTCACTTAAACATCCATATCATAAGATGAACCTGTGAGATAGGTTTGCAAGCAATGGTAAAAACTTATACTAATAGTTACCGCATGACTTTTTCAGGAAGAGGAAGCTCTGATTACAGCACACAGAAAAGAAATAGAGGATACAATGGAGATTGTTCGCGAGGTAAGTAAACGTAAGCAAGTGACTGCGATTGTAGATTATTATCTCTCTGATAAACTTTTCATAATCTTACTCAGGAGATGAAGCTCTTAGCGGAGGTGGACAAACCAGGAAGCATGATAGAAAACTATGTAACGCAACTGAGCTTTGTCTTGTCGAGGAAAGCAGCGGGGCTTGTGAGTCTCCAAGCCAGGCTTGCTCGGTTCCAACACCGTCTCAAGGAACAAGAAATACTTAGCCGTAAGAGAGTTCCTCCTCGATAGTTGGTACAAGAAAggaaaccccaaaaaaaaaacgattgtTGTGTGTGGTTCGTCAAGTGTCCATTGTGTTTGTGAATttgggaatatatatatttcattttattcttatcataaaattatacaatttgtgtTTACTGTACAATGAAATGTGAATTAAAACTCTTTTCTCAGTCAactgaaaaaaagaagaatataaactttttttttttttttgtcgacaacattacagactcatattgacccTGTAAACCACACTGGTAGatgttgatccatgtgaacgacgaaagacgtttgtgtcctgacactgcgtgctaggttatccgcctttgtattttgcgtTCTTGGCACATGAATAATCTCTGATCGtatgaaactctctttcagactcttgatatcttccaaataacttgcaaaagcaggccattcttctggtgctgaaaccatcttcaccaattgagaacaatccgttgcaaacgtaacctgaaattgtcgtaagtttctcatacattccatagccCATAGTAGCGCTTCCATCTCTGCA
It encodes the following:
- the LOC106454054 gene encoding translationally-controlled tumor protein 1 yields the protein MLVYQDLLTGDELLSDSFPYKEIENGILWEVEGKWTTVGAVDVNIGANPSAEEGGEDEGVDDTTQKVVDIVDTFRLQEQPTYDKKGFIAYIKKYIKLLTPKLNEEDQAAFKKGIEGATKFLLPKLNDFQFFVGEGMHDDSTLVFAYYKEGATNPTFLYFGHGLKEVKC
- the LOC106452064 gene encoding kinesin-like protein KIN-13A isoform X1, encoding MQHTNAAAATALYDAGPANDAGDAVMARWLQSAGLQHLASPTGGNDQRHLPNLLMQGYGAQTAEENQRLFKLMRNLNLNGESSESYTPTAAMPSSDGFFSPDFRGDFGAGLMDLHAMDDTELLSEHVSTEPFEPSPFMPSVDKEFEEDFNFPTNRQQQTDAEPLGSLPKSEKENNSVAKIKVVVRKRPLNKKETARKEDDVVTVSDNSLTVHEPKLKVDLTAYVERHEFCFDAVLDEDVSNDEVYRATIEPIIPIIFQRTKATCFAYGQTGSGKTYTMKPLPIRAVEDLMRVLRQPVYSNQKFKLWLSYFEIYGGKLFDLLSERKKLLMREDGRQQVCIVGLQEYEVSDVQIVKELIDKGNAERSTGSTGANEESSRSHAILQLVVKKHVEVKQTRRKNNDATELPGKAVGKISFIDLAGSERGADTTDNDRQTRFEGAEINKSLLALKECIRALDNDQLHIPFRGSKLTEVLRDSFVGNSRTVMISCISPSVGSCEHTLNTLRYADRVKSLSKNAFGGSNSQRNHLSSYPQETSDREEKAKKVSPPRGKGLREEKPDRPPQNLSSYAKETSDREEKVKKLSPPRGKVLREEKPDRPPQNLSSYPQETSDREEKVKKVSPPRGKGLREEKPDRPQNLSKRDVRSSDIPTFTNFRQNTSETVSRQYETDSSLDENIDALLEEEEALITAHRKEIEDTMEIVREEMKLLAEVDKPGSMIENYVTQLSFVLSRKAAGLVSLQARLARFQHRLKEQEILSRKRVPPR
- the LOC106452064 gene encoding kinesin-like protein KIN-13A isoform X2 yields the protein MKPLPIRAVEDLMRVLRQPVYSNQKFKLWLSYFEIYGGKLFDLLSERKKLLMREDGRQQVCIVGLQEYEVSDVQIVKELIDKGNAERSTGSTGANEESSRSHAILQLVVKKHVEVKQTRRKNNDATELPGKAVGKISFIDLAGSERGADTTDNDRQTRFEGAEINKSLLALKECIRALDNDQLHIPFRGSKLTEVLRDSFVGNSRTVMISCISPSVGSCEHTLNTLRYADRVKSLSKNAFGGSNSQRNHLSSYPQETSDREEKAKKVSPPRGKGLREEKPDRPPQNLSSYAKETSDREEKVKKLSPPRGKVLREEKPDRPPQNLSSYPQETSDREEKVKKVSPPRGKGLREEKPDRPQNLSKRDVRSSDIPTFTNFRQNTSETVSRQYETDSSLDENIDALLEEEEALITAHRKEIEDTMEIVREEMKLLAEVDKPGSMIENYVTQLSFVLSRKAAGLVSLQARLARFQHRLKEQEILSRKRVPPR